The following coding sequences are from one Musa acuminata AAA Group cultivar baxijiao chromosome BXJ2-4, Cavendish_Baxijiao_AAA, whole genome shotgun sequence window:
- the LOC135610278 gene encoding pentatricopeptide repeat-containing protein At2g19280-like, with product MPCSLWRRSVQSSLALCRFDSIPISPGLPLLHRRHWALPCESLLSDSESSSAPEDCCSHHYHDPRTTERISYRPCRLAASRRRYSLSRQWFCKADMIKRMRANLSHRGWILGSPNSLEVELCERNVVALLNDLFEGSSDAALAFYFFRLSQWYNGSKHGVRAVSTMVHIAVTGNMNHIAVKLLRSIARNVDEHSDGVQHQLVFDVLRETYSSRRVLETVYSMLVMCYVDKGMVKMAIRLVDDMRNLGMYPTIRVYNSLIKLLLESKQYEVAWQLYVEMPSSSFGSNQWIVRIVSLFIRELGAHGDFDCACKLLFEIQKYGGQADVVVYTTMINALCKWGLLKEATALLYKMLQLGISHDDVLVSSVVDGYCKAGRLVDAAHLLNSLSGIPDVFVYNSFILMLCKNGNMVEAYKLFKEMFEVGLDPDSFNYTAIIDGYCRACELDQALKTFALMLKRGVEPTVMTYTALIESYCDRNDLCGAEYMLSVMKMEGVQPDVVTYNTLINGYSKKGHMHRAYELKDVMEKDGVSTDVVTYNILMHGLIKRGYVKESREVFNELVRRGFSPDRITFTNIIDSYSQNGNMEEAFLIWCSMSNNGITPDVVTCSALLNCFCKRQRMQDASVLFHKMLDAGLEPDLILYNTLICGFCKEGNISEACRFMFMMNENGIFPNNLTYEALVCCFEKIGVKNAAENAAMKMQEIFFEKYND from the coding sequence ATGCCCTGCTCCCTGTGGAGGCGCTCCGTGCAGTCCTCCCTCGCCCTCTGCCGCTTCGACTCCATCCCCATCTCCCCTGGCCTTCCTCTCCTCCATCGCCGGCACTGGGCCCTGCCGTGTGAGTCCCTCCTCTCCGACAGCGAGTCCTCGTCCGCCCCCGAAGACTGCTGCTCCCACCACTACCACGACCCGAGAACCACCGAGAGGATCAGCTACCGACCGTGCAGGCTCGCCGCCTCCCGACGAAGGTACTCCTTGTCAAGACAATGGTTCTGCAAGGCCGATATGATCAAGAGGATGCGGGCCAACCTCTCGCACCGGGGCTGGATTCTGGGCTCCCCGAATTCGCTCGAAGTCGAGCTGTGCGAGCGCAATGTGGTCGCCCTGCTGAACGATCTGTTCGAGGGCAGCTCCGACGCGGCGCTGGCTTTCTACTTCTTTAGGCTGTCGCAATGGTACAACGGTTCGAAGCACGGCGTCCGTGCGGTTTCCACTATGGTGCACATAGCGGTCACCGGGAATATGAACCACATCGCAGTGAAGCTTCTCCGAAGTATTGCTAGGAATGTTGACGAGCACAGCGACGGAGTACAGCATCAGCTGGTGTTTGATGTACTGAGAGAAACTTACAGTAGTAGGAGAGTTTTGGAAACTGTATATAGCATGCTCGTTATGTGTTACGTGGATAAAGGAATGGTCAAGATGGCTATTAGGTTGGTGGATGATATGAGGAACCTTGGCATGTACCCGACCATCCGTGTCTACAATTCTCTGATCAAGCTTCTGCTGGAATCCAAGCAGTACGAAGTTGCATGGCAATTATATGTGGAAATGCCTAGTAGCTCGTTTGGCTCTAACCAGTGGATCGTAAGGATCGTGAGCTTATTTATCCGGGAGCTCGGTGCTCATGGTGACTTCGACTGTGCTTGTAAATTGCTCTTTGAGATTCAGAAATACGGTGGCCAAGCCGATGTTGTTGTGTATACAACGATGATAAATGCCTTGTGCAAATGGGGGCTCCTCAAAGAGGCAACTGCTCTATTATATAAAATGTTGCAGTTGGGCATCTCTCATGATGATGTTTTGGTTTCTTCAGTTGTCGATGGCTACTGCAAAGCTGGTAGGTTGGTGGATGCCGCACATCTTTTGAACTCTCTAAGCGGCATTCCTGATGTTTTCGTGTATAACAGCTTCATATTGATGTTATGTAAAAATGGCAATATGGTAGAAGCTTACAAGCTGTTCAAAGAGATGTTTGAGGTGGGGTTGGATCCTGACTCCTTCAATTACACAGCTATTATTGATGGTTACTGTAGAGCATGTGAGCTAGATCAGGCTTTGAAGACATTTGCTCTAATGCTGAAAAGAGGGGTTGAACCAACTGTTATGACATATACAGCGTTGATAGAAAGTTACTGTGACAGAAATGATCTTTGTGGTGCAGAGTACATGCTTTCTGTGATGAAAATGGAGGGTGTGCAACCAGATGTTGTCACTTATAATACATTGATCAATGGTTACAGCAAGAAGGGTCACATGCATAGGGCATATGAGTTGAAGGATGTCATGGAAAAGGATGGTGTATCCACAGATGTGGTGACATATAATATTCTCATGCATGGACTCATCAAGAGAGGCTATGTCAAGGAATCAAGAGAagtctttaatgaacttgttaGAAGGGGGTTTTCTCCTGACAGAATCACATTTACCAATATAATTGACAGTTATTCTCAAAATGGAAATATGGAAGAAGCATTTCTCATATGGTGTAGCATGAGCAATAATGGAATAACACCTGATGTTGTCACTTGTAGTGCTCTCCTTAATTGTTTCTGCAAAAGGCAGCGCATGCAAGATGCAAGTGTTTTATTTCACAAGATGTTGGATGCTGGATTGGAGCCTGACCTAATATTGTACAACACTCTCATATGTGGATTCTGTAAAGAAGGGAATATTAGTGAAGCTTGCCGTTTTATGTTCATGATGAATGAAAATGGTATTTTTCCTAATAATCTTACATATGAGGCTCTGGTTTGCTGCTTTGAGAAAATTGGAGTGAAAAATGCGGCTGAAAATGCTGCCATGAAGATGCAGGAAATTTTCTTTGAAAAATATAATGATTGA